In Neorhizobium galegae, the following proteins share a genomic window:
- a CDS encoding putative colanic acid biosynthesis acetyltransferase produces the protein MTPLDAKTSDPRLGAPSFTLRHRLFRLAWTLVWSLFGRWTPVPLFAWRRFLLRRFGARIDRTARIYPGVAVWYPPNLAMAAYSCLGRGVNCYCMDRIELGTHAIVSQGAHLCTGTHDVDDANFQLVTRPIVVGANAWIAAEAFVGPGVTVGEGAVLGARAVAFRNLDPWTVYAGNPVRRLRRRFEQDKPGIFPVRLNS, from the coding sequence ATGACGCCGCTTGACGCTAAGACCTCCGATCCACGGCTGGGCGCGCCGAGCTTTACGCTGAGACACCGGTTGTTCCGGCTTGCGTGGACCCTCGTCTGGAGCCTTTTCGGCCGCTGGACGCCGGTGCCGCTGTTTGCATGGCGCCGGTTTCTGCTGCGACGCTTCGGAGCCCGGATTGACCGGACGGCGCGGATCTATCCCGGCGTCGCGGTCTGGTATCCGCCGAACCTCGCCATGGCCGCGTATTCGTGCCTCGGAAGGGGTGTGAACTGTTACTGCATGGATCGCATCGAGCTCGGCACCCACGCAATCGTCTCCCAGGGCGCCCATCTGTGCACCGGCACGCATGATGTCGACGATGCGAATTTCCAGCTGGTTACGAGACCCATCGTCGTCGGTGCGAATGCCTGGATCGCGGCGGAAGCGTTTGTCGGGCCGGGTGTCACTGTCGGGGAGGGCGCGGTGCTCGGCGCCCGCGCCGTCGCCTTCCGCAACCTCGATCCCTGGACGGTCTATGCCGGCAATCCGGTCAGGAGATTGCGGCGGCGCTTCGAGCAGGACAAGCCGGGCATCTTTCCGGTGCGGTTGAACTCCTGA
- a CDS encoding glycosyltransferase family 4 protein, translating into MRKTEARNDGILFLALDTYGRIGGIQRFNQRVIAALAEISSDKGWTRPAVHVMRDGRADIPETTAAAIRAFGRRRLGFIVHSAVAALNCRILFLGHINLLPVGLICKLLSPRIKLVLFVHGDEVWNDPAYRRMRFYEPLMARALSRIASVSAFTASRMQKAFNLPAETFTLFPNAVDGIDRKPVQETNRCNILTVARLDRHDRGKNIDALIKAMALLKRWNVECILRIVGEGPLRSELASLARELAVEERVEFLGRASDARLAKAYAQASLFGMPSSKEGFGIVFLEAWLHGLPVICGTQDAAVEIIADGIDGYAVNPWDIEALAAKIATLLADPDMAAAMGEAGAEKVRSRYLMEHFKGNLEKIIAELP; encoded by the coding sequence ATGAGGAAGACGGAGGCGCGCAATGACGGCATTCTGTTTCTGGCTCTGGACACCTACGGCCGGATAGGCGGTATCCAGCGCTTCAACCAACGGGTTATCGCTGCCCTGGCCGAGATCTCTAGCGACAAGGGCTGGACGCGGCCGGCCGTCCACGTCATGCGCGATGGCAGGGCCGATATTCCCGAAACCACAGCGGCCGCAATCCGCGCCTTTGGCCGTCGGCGCCTGGGCTTCATCGTCCACTCGGCTGTCGCTGCCCTCAACTGCAGAATCCTGTTCCTCGGGCATATCAACCTTCTGCCTGTCGGGCTCATCTGCAAGCTGCTGTCTCCAAGAATCAAGCTCGTGCTCTTCGTCCACGGCGACGAGGTCTGGAACGATCCGGCCTATCGCCGGATGCGGTTTTATGAACCGCTTATGGCAAGAGCCCTCAGCCGGATCGCCTCCGTCAGCGCCTTCACTGCAAGCCGGATGCAGAAGGCGTTCAACCTTCCCGCCGAGACGTTCACGCTCTTTCCGAACGCCGTCGATGGCATCGACCGGAAGCCCGTTCAGGAAACGAATCGCTGCAACATCCTGACGGTCGCCCGGCTGGATCGGCATGACCGCGGCAAGAATATCGACGCCCTGATCAAGGCAATGGCCCTGCTCAAGCGCTGGAACGTGGAATGCATCCTCCGGATCGTCGGCGAGGGGCCGCTCAGATCAGAACTGGCGTCGTTGGCACGCGAGCTCGCGGTCGAAGAGAGGGTCGAATTCCTGGGCCGCGCATCGGATGCGAGACTGGCCAAGGCCTATGCACAAGCCAGCCTTTTCGGGATGCCCTCGTCCAAAGAGGGGTTTGGCATCGTTTTCCTCGAGGCCTGGCTGCACGGCCTGCCGGTGATCTGCGGCACGCAGGATGCAGCGGTGGAGATCATTGCCGACGGGATCGACGGGTATGCGGTGAACCCATGGGATATCGAAGCGCTGGCCGCGAAAATCGCGACGCTTCTCGCCGATCCGGACATGGCAGCGGCAATGGGAGAGGCGGGGGCCGAAAAGGTCCGCTCTCGCTATCTCATGGAGCACTTCAAAGGAAATCTCGAAAAAATCATCGCGGAGCTGCCATGA
- a CDS encoding trypsin-like peptidase domain-containing protein, with the protein MISGDHRVDVALFRLNPAIEELQEPRTRLAFIEAGEVTLKRGMTVEDRSAPFHAEGVSHFYPQVGSDVFVLGYPYGIELAGIFPIWKRASIASEPQATITSGGFNYEDLLYIDALTKSGMSGSPVISIPKEGEVYVTDGVGVPMKDRRPHLVGIYAGREGVTNEELEFSIGRVWKASTIAGIVIQKDDKTPEQGVKEDTLN; encoded by the coding sequence ATGATCAGTGGTGACCACAGAGTCGACGTAGCGTTATTCCGGCTCAATCCCGCGATTGAAGAGTTGCAAGAGCCTAGAACGCGATTGGCTTTTATTGAAGCCGGCGAGGTTACGCTGAAGCGTGGCATGACAGTAGAGGATCGAAGCGCGCCATTTCATGCGGAAGGGGTGTCACACTTTTACCCGCAAGTTGGAAGTGATGTATTCGTTCTTGGGTATCCGTATGGCATCGAGCTTGCGGGAATATTTCCAATTTGGAAGCGAGCGTCCATTGCATCCGAGCCACAAGCTACGATTACAAGTGGAGGCTTCAACTATGAAGATTTGCTCTACATCGACGCCCTGACAAAAAGCGGTATGTCTGGATCGCCTGTTATCTCAATTCCAAAAGAAGGTGAGGTATATGTAACGGATGGCGTCGGAGTCCCGATGAAGGATCGTAGGCCACACTTGGTTGGCATTTATGCTGGCAGAGAGGGTGTCACGAATGAAGAGCTTGAGTTTTCGATCGGGCGGGTTTGGAAGGCTTCGACGATTGCCGGCATCGTGATACAGAAAGACGACAAAACGCCCGAACAAGGTGTAAAGGAAGACACGCTTAACTAA
- a CDS encoding CgeB family protein: MRLLYIGAESGTSLQRAAAFGRIGFDVLHLSPYAHLPPHWAPWLNRAGGPGIDRRVANGLGRRIGDQHFDFALVDCGDVVGPTAMNVIRTAAPIIVNYNADNPYLDPSPERLRWSILHRALPHYDLVVAVRRNGIEEMMARRGARRIETIWQSADEVVHRPLSPTLEEKSRRSSDVVFVGTWMPARGAFMARLIERGVPFAIHGSRWQRAPEYRLLRPFIRSDHLEGADYTRAIAGAKIGLVLLNGQNADLHTTRSAEIPAIGTAMCAARTPHHQQLYKEGEEAIFFDGADDCAEACKSLLEDDGRRQTIADAGHRRTFENRTYNEVLARRIVDQVADMKHGGAP, translated from the coding sequence ATGAGGCTCCTCTATATCGGCGCAGAATCAGGGACCAGCCTGCAGCGGGCAGCGGCATTCGGGCGTATCGGCTTCGATGTTCTGCACCTGTCTCCCTATGCCCACCTGCCGCCTCATTGGGCGCCGTGGCTGAACAGGGCCGGCGGACCCGGCATTGACCGCCGCGTGGCAAACGGGCTCGGCCGGCGGATCGGCGATCAGCATTTCGATTTTGCCCTGGTGGATTGCGGCGATGTGGTCGGACCAACCGCCATGAACGTCATCCGCACGGCGGCGCCGATCATCGTCAACTACAACGCCGACAATCCCTATCTGGACCCGTCTCCGGAACGCCTCCGCTGGAGCATCCTTCACCGCGCCCTCCCGCACTACGATCTGGTCGTCGCCGTACGCCGCAACGGCATCGAGGAGATGATGGCGAGGAGAGGTGCAAGGCGGATCGAGACGATCTGGCAGAGCGCGGACGAGGTCGTGCATCGCCCCCTGTCGCCGACGCTGGAGGAGAAAAGCCGACGGTCTTCCGATGTCGTTTTCGTCGGGACATGGATGCCGGCGCGCGGCGCCTTCATGGCGCGGTTGATCGAAAGGGGCGTGCCGTTCGCGATCCATGGGTCCCGATGGCAAAGAGCGCCGGAATACCGGCTGCTCCGCCCGTTTATCCGCTCCGATCACCTTGAAGGCGCAGACTACACACGCGCAATTGCCGGCGCGAAAATCGGTCTGGTTCTGCTGAACGGCCAGAATGCCGACCTGCATACGACGCGATCGGCCGAAATTCCCGCCATCGGCACCGCCATGTGCGCCGCCCGCACTCCGCATCATCAACAGCTCTACAAGGAGGGCGAGGAAGCGATCTTTTTCGATGGAGCGGATGACTGCGCGGAGGCTTGTAAAAGTCTGCTGGAGGATGACGGCAGGCGCCAAACGATCGCCGATGCCGGGCACCGGCGCACGTTCGAAAATAGGACCTATAACGAGGTCCTGGCCCGCCGGATCGTCGACCAAGTCGCCGACATGAAACATGGCGGCGCCCCATGA
- a CDS encoding glycosyltransferase — MRILNIIASADPETGGPIEALRLTGLQMARLGHAVEVVTLDEPSAPYVREFPLPVHACGRWTRRYGYTPELARWIAANADRFDAAVIHGLWNHASVGGWSALRRAGLPYAVFAHGMMDPWFRETHSLKHVAKQAFWLAWQGRVLRDAAAVLFTCEDERRRARGVFRGYSYAERIVAFGAADPPAEVESQLAAFHRLLPELKNRRFLLFLSRFHAKKGCDLLIEAFAKIAASDPDLDLVMAGPDQSGLKSKLVAQAAKAGITDRVHWPGMLAGGAKWGAFRAAEAFVLPSHQENFGIVVAEAMACKTPVLLTDKVNIWREVQMSGGGLVGPDTSEGIESLLRSWLSLPGDGKSAMRAHARAGFERHFRIEAAARDLIAILHSISPRGLHDAA, encoded by the coding sequence ATGAGAATCCTCAATATCATCGCCAGCGCTGATCCCGAAACCGGAGGCCCGATCGAGGCGCTGCGGCTGACTGGGCTGCAAATGGCGCGTCTGGGCCATGCGGTGGAAGTCGTGACGCTGGACGAGCCCTCGGCGCCCTATGTGAGAGAGTTTCCCTTGCCCGTTCATGCCTGCGGGCGATGGACCCGGAGATACGGATATACGCCGGAACTGGCACGCTGGATCGCCGCGAACGCTGATCGTTTCGATGCCGCGGTCATCCATGGCCTCTGGAACCATGCCTCTGTCGGCGGTTGGTCGGCCCTGAGGCGGGCAGGCCTGCCTTATGCCGTCTTCGCCCACGGCATGATGGATCCATGGTTCCGCGAAACCCATTCGCTCAAGCACGTCGCCAAGCAGGCGTTCTGGCTTGCCTGGCAGGGCAGGGTTCTCCGCGATGCGGCGGCTGTCCTCTTCACCTGCGAAGACGAGCGCCGCCGGGCGCGCGGCGTCTTCCGGGGTTATAGTTACGCGGAGCGTATCGTCGCCTTCGGCGCGGCCGATCCGCCGGCAGAGGTGGAGAGCCAGCTTGCCGCATTCCACCGGCTTCTGCCGGAATTGAAGAATAGGCGCTTCCTGCTGTTCCTCAGCCGTTTCCATGCAAAGAAGGGCTGCGATCTTCTTATCGAAGCCTTTGCGAAGATCGCCGCGTCCGATCCCGATCTCGACCTGGTGATGGCGGGGCCGGATCAGTCCGGGCTGAAATCGAAACTGGTTGCCCAAGCCGCCAAGGCCGGCATCACTGACCGCGTCCATTGGCCGGGCATGCTGGCCGGTGGCGCCAAATGGGGCGCCTTTCGCGCTGCCGAGGCCTTTGTCCTGCCGTCGCACCAGGAGAATTTCGGCATCGTCGTCGCGGAAGCCATGGCCTGCAAAACGCCGGTCCTGCTGACCGACAAGGTCAATATCTGGCGCGAAGTGCAAATGAGCGGCGGCGGCCTCGTCGGGCCCGACACGTCGGAAGGCATCGAAAGCCTGCTCCGGTCATGGCTCTCGCTCCCCGGCGACGGCAAAAGCGCCATGCGCGCCCACGCCCGCGCGGGCTTCGAACGGCATTTCCGCATCGAGGCGGCGGCTCGCGATCTTATCGCCATTCTGCACTCCATCTCCCCACGAGGCCTTCATGACGCCGCTTGA
- a CDS encoding NADH-quinone oxidoreductase subunit A, producing the protein MSELLTSYIPIAIFIGISLVIGIALLVAPFAVAYKAPDSEKLSAYECGFNAFDDARMKFDIRFYLVSILFIIFDLEVAFLFPWAVSFGAIGWFGFWSMMVFLAVLTIGFIYEWKKGALEWE; encoded by the coding sequence ATGAGTGAACTCCTGACTTCCTATATCCCGATCGCGATTTTCATCGGCATTTCCCTGGTGATCGGCATCGCGCTTCTGGTTGCGCCCTTCGCCGTCGCCTACAAGGCGCCCGATTCGGAAAAGCTTTCGGCTTACGAATGCGGCTTCAATGCCTTCGACGACGCGCGCATGAAGTTCGACATTCGCTTCTACCTGGTCTCGATCCTCTTCATCATCTTCGACCTCGAAGTCGCCTTCCTTTTCCCGTGGGCCGTGTCGTTCGGTGCGATTGGCTGGTTCGGCTTCTGGTCGATGATGGTATTCCTCGCCGTTCTGACGATCGGCTTTATATATGAATGGAAGAAAGGAGCGCTGGAATGGGAGTAG
- a CDS encoding NADH-quinone oxidoreductase subunit C — MSEALNELSTYIREARASLVADAEIAYGELTLTATAENLLPLLTFLRDDVQCGFISFIDICGVDYPSREKRFDVVYHLLSPRQNQRIRIKVATAEDEPVPSAFSVYPGADWFEREAWDMYGILFTGHPDLRRILTDYGFEGHPLRKDFPTTGFVEVRYDDNAKRVVYEPVELRQEFRNFDFLSPWEGTDYVLPGDEKAKA; from the coding sequence ATGAGTGAAGCCCTGAACGAGCTTTCGACCTACATTCGCGAAGCGCGTGCGTCCCTCGTGGCGGATGCGGAAATCGCCTATGGCGAGCTGACGCTGACGGCGACCGCGGAAAACCTGCTGCCGCTGCTGACCTTCCTGCGCGACGACGTGCAGTGCGGGTTCATCAGCTTCATCGACATCTGCGGAGTGGACTATCCGTCCCGCGAAAAGCGTTTCGATGTCGTCTACCATCTTCTGTCGCCGCGTCAGAATCAGCGTATCCGCATCAAGGTCGCGACCGCCGAGGACGAGCCGGTTCCGTCGGCCTTTTCGGTCTATCCCGGCGCCGACTGGTTCGAGCGCGAAGCCTGGGACATGTACGGCATCCTGTTCACCGGCCATCCGGACCTGCGCCGCATCCTGACCGACTACGGTTTCGAAGGCCATCCGCTGCGCAAGGACTTCCCGACCACCGGTTTCGTCGAGGTTCGCTACGACGACAACGCCAAGCGCGTCGTCTATGAGCCCGTCGAACTGCGCCAGGAATTCCGCAATTTCGATTTCTTGAGCCCGTGGGAAGGCACCGACTACGTGCTGCCCGGGGATGAAAAGGCGAAAGCTTAA
- a CDS encoding NuoB/complex I 20 kDa subunit family protein, with protein sequence MGVVDNGSTLVAPQPKGIIDPNTGKPIGSDDAFFGEINNELADKGFLVTSTDELITWARTGSLMWMTFGLACCAVEMMQLSMPRYDVERFGFAPRASPRQSDVMIVAGTLTNKMAPALRKVYDQMPEPRYVISMGSCANGGGYYHYSYSVVRGCDRVVPIDIYVPGCPPTAEALLYGVLLLQKKIRRTGTIER encoded by the coding sequence ATGGGAGTAGTCGACAACGGCAGCACTCTCGTCGCGCCGCAGCCCAAGGGTATTATCGATCCGAATACCGGCAAGCCCATCGGCAGCGACGATGCGTTCTTCGGCGAGATCAACAATGAACTCGCCGACAAGGGTTTTCTCGTCACCTCCACGGACGAGCTGATCACCTGGGCCCGCACGGGCTCGCTGATGTGGATGACGTTCGGCCTCGCCTGCTGCGCGGTCGAGATGATGCAGCTTTCGATGCCGCGTTATGACGTCGAGCGCTTCGGTTTTGCGCCGCGCGCCTCGCCGCGCCAGTCGGACGTGATGATCGTCGCCGGCACGCTGACCAACAAGATGGCGCCCGCGCTCCGCAAGGTCTACGACCAGATGCCGGAGCCGCGTTACGTCATCTCCATGGGCTCCTGCGCCAATGGCGGCGGTTATTACCATTATTCCTATTCGGTGGTGCGTGGCTGCGACCGCGTCGTGCCGATCGACATCTATGTTCCGGGCTGTCCCCCCACGGCGGAGGCACTGCTCTACGGCGTGCTTCTGCTGCAGAAGAAGATCCGACGGACCGGCACGATCGAGCGCTGA
- a CDS encoding glycosyltransferase family 2 protein — protein sequence MASLAVLILTYNEERHIARALKSVASFASEVFVIDCFSTDRTAQIARSLGATVLSNPWINYSKQFQWGLDNAPITADWIMRLDADEVIEPELAVEITDKLPFLAADIAGVNLKRKHIFLGRWIRHGGRYPLILTRIWRRGQGHVEDRWMDEHIVVKGGRIVLFDAPFSDHNLNDLSFFTGKHNGYATLEAVDVLGRRHGLFFEQPALSQAVWSRQATFKRRIKEQIYNRLPFPVAALGYFLFRYVGQLGFLDGREGLIYHVLQGYWYRFLVGAMVMEFDRSLRSLKTPEEKRAALARLTGLPL from the coding sequence ATGGCCAGCCTCGCCGTCCTCATCCTCACCTACAACGAAGAGCGCCACATCGCCCGCGCGCTGAAAAGCGTCGCTTCCTTCGCGTCCGAGGTCTTCGTCATCGATTGTTTCTCGACCGATAGGACGGCGCAGATCGCCCGGTCGCTCGGCGCAACCGTGCTCAGCAATCCCTGGATCAATTATTCGAAGCAATTCCAGTGGGGGCTCGACAATGCGCCGATCACCGCCGACTGGATCATGCGGCTCGATGCGGATGAGGTGATCGAACCCGAGCTGGCAGTGGAGATCACCGACAAGCTTCCCTTTCTCGCGGCCGATATCGCAGGCGTGAACCTCAAGAGAAAACACATCTTCCTCGGACGCTGGATACGCCATGGCGGCCGGTATCCCCTCATCCTCACCCGCATCTGGCGGCGCGGGCAGGGACATGTCGAGGACCGCTGGATGGACGAGCACATCGTCGTGAAGGGCGGCCGCATAGTCCTTTTCGATGCGCCGTTCTCGGATCACAATCTCAACGATCTCAGCTTCTTCACGGGCAAGCACAACGGCTATGCAACCCTTGAAGCTGTTGACGTACTCGGCCGTCGCCATGGCCTGTTTTTCGAACAACCTGCCCTTTCGCAAGCCGTCTGGTCGCGTCAGGCTACCTTCAAACGGCGCATCAAAGAGCAGATCTATAACCGGCTCCCGTTCCCTGTCGCTGCGCTCGGTTATTTCCTGTTCCGCTATGTCGGCCAGCTCGGCTTCCTCGATGGCCGCGAAGGGCTGATCTACCATGTCCTGCAAGGTTACTGGTACCGTTTCCTCGTCGGCGCGATGGTCATGGAATTCGACCGGTCGCTCCGTTCGCTTAAAACGCCTGAGGAAAAGCGCGCAGCGCTGGCGCGATTGACGGGACTGCCGCTCTGA